In Desulfobaculum bizertense DSM 18034, the genomic stretch AAGGGCATACACATTCGTCCCGTTGTCTATCTCAACATCAAAATCGGTGAAAAAACAATAAAAGCCGAAGTGAATCTCACAGACCGTTCACACTTCAACTACCACCTGCTTATTGGACGCCGACTTTTACAACAAGGGATTCTGGTTGATTCATCCAGAACCTTTATTCTTCCTCATGAATAGTGTGAGACAAAAGGAATTTTACTGTGCGCAACTTACAGCATAAATTTTTAATTCTGCTTTTAGCCTGTGCCGGACTTTCTCTCTTCTTTTACAAAGTCTATTATCTCGACTTCCCCCTCCTGCCCAATCAGGACACAAACGTCTGGAATGTCGAAGCACACATTACGTTTGAGGGCACAGGTCTTCCCGCAAAACTCCGGCTCCAGACTCTGGACCGCGTTCCGGGCTATATCGTTACAGATGAACACTACATTGGCGGCAACTATGGCCTGCATACCGTCACCGAAGAAGGTAACGACTCGGCCATCTGGTCCCGCCGTGATTCCTCTGGCAAACAGGATATTTTCTATTCTGCCGTGGTTCGCCCCATTCAGGATGGCAAGTGGGAATACCCAACCGCTACGCCCCGACTCAAAGACCCGCAGTTCAAAAAAGCAGAGCAGGCTGCGGCTGACGCCCTGCTGAGCAAGGCTGGTCTGGAATCCGCAGACCTTGAGACATTTGTCCCCCTGCTCATGAAAGCCCTGCTGCACCCCGGCACAGACCCCAATGCGGCCTATCTGCTGCGCAACACCACGAGCCGTCTTGACGCCGTGAACATGGCCGTTCGCGTGCTCCAGCTCGCAGGCATCCCTGCCCAGTCCGTGCATGGCATCAACCTGAAAAACGAAAGTGGCGCAGAAATCCGCCACTGGCTCGAAATCCACGACGGTGACACCTGGCGCATGTTTGACGTCGCCAACGACAAATTCTCAACCCCCCGCCACTTCATCCCATGGTGGCGTGGAGACAGCCCACTCCTGACAACATCTGGAGTTCAGCAGGCCAACGTGCGTCTTTCCGTTGTCAAAGACGGCATCAGCGCTCTTGGTGACGTTGGCGAGCGCCTCAAGGCAACAGGCAACCCGCTTGTGGAATACTCTCTGCTTGGCCTGCCCGTTCAGGCTCAGGCCATGTATCACACGATGCTGCTCATCCCCATTGGCGCCCTTCTTGTTGTCTTTTTGCGAAATGTCATTGGCTTCACCACATTCGGTACATTTATGCCCGTGCTGATTGCCCTGTCATTCCGCGAGACCGAACTGGTCTGGGGACTCATTCTCTTCACCATCGTTATCATGCTTGGCCTCATTGTCAGGCTCTATCTGGAGCACCTCAAACTGCTCCTTGTTCCACGACTGGCCACGGTCCTGATTGTTGTTGTTCTGCTCATGTCAGCAGTCAGCATCATCAGTTTCAAAATGGGTATCCCCCGCGGCATCTCTGTTTCGCTCTTCCCAATGGTTATTATGAGTATGACCATCGAGCGAATATCCGTCATGTGGGATGAAATAGGCGCATTCCCCGCGCTCAAGATGGCATCAGGCTCAATGGGCATTGCCTGTCTGGCCTACATTGTCATGAGCAACGAACTGGTCGGCCACCTGGTCTTTGTCTTCCCAGAACTCTTTTTGGTTCTGCTCGCACTGACCCTTTTGCTTGGTCGTTACACAGGCTACCGCCTCATGGATCTGGTTCGCTTCCGCTCATTCCTGAAGGGAGCATAGCGTATGCTGCTTAACCCTTTTGCAAAGCTCAAACGCGCGGGCGTTGTTGGCATGAACAGCAGAAATGCAGAGTTTGTTCTGCCCAACAACGACCGTCGGAAATATCCCCTTGTTGACGACAAGCTCAAAACCAAAGAACTCGCCCAGGGCGTAGGTCTCAAAGTTCCTGAGCTGTACGGCGTCATCCGCGCCCCGCACGAAGTCAAAAAGCTCCCCAAGATTCTTGAGGGGCATGACTCTTTTGTCATCAAGCCTGCGTGCGGCAGTGGCGGTAACGGCATTTTGGTCGTGGCCCGAAAAATCGGGCCAAACTACCACAAGCCTGACGACTCAATTATACTGATGGATGAGATTTCATTTCACGTCTCAAACATCCTGAGCGGAATGCACTCCCTTGGTGGCAACCCCGACAAGGCCGTTATCGAATACTGCGTCCAGTTTGACCCAATATTCAAAGACATCGCCTATCAGGGTGTCCCAGACATTCGAATCATTGTGTACAAAGGTATTCCTGCTATGGCCATGCTCCGCCTCCCAACCCGGGAGTCTGACGGCAAGGCCAACCTGCATCAGGGAGCAATGGGCTGTGGTATTGACATCCCCACGGGTCTCACTACTAATGCTGTCTGGAAAAACAGCAGCATCACCCTGCACCCGGATACGCAAAAGCCCATCTCTGGGGTTCAAATTCCAGGCTGGCACGACCTTTTGCGACAGGCGTCACTCGGTTACAGCGTCACGGGTCTCGGATACCTTGGGGTCGACTTCGTCCTCGACAAATATCAGGGACCACTCATGCTGGAGCTGAACGCCCGACCCGGACTTGCCATTCAGGTTGCAAACCTCAGAGGCTTGCACCCCCGGCTTGAACGCATCGACGCTGTTCACGAAAGTTTGAAAACGGAGGAAGAACGTGTCGAATTCGCTATGGAAACTTTTCACTCGTAGCTGTGCCCTTTGCGGAATTCTCTCACTCTGTGCCTGCGCACAGGTGCAGCAGATTTTTCCGCTCAAGCAGCCCGTGGAGCAAAAACCAGCTCCTCCGGTCGTTGAGCAAAAGGCCCCCGAGCACGAAAACGACCTGACTCTCAAAGTTGATTTTCTGGACACCATCTCCAAAGTCGAGGTCCACAAAGTCAGCTTCATGAGCATGAAGCCCGGCACCCGAAAATCCGTGCAAAAAGGCAAAGACATCCTTCGCGTTGGCCGCTACCAGGAAGAAATGCTTCTCCTGCCAAAGATGCGCGCCTCTCGCGATTTTCACGTGAAGCTCAACCGCTCGGAAACACCAAAAGAACTCTATGGCTACTCCAACGTGACCTATGAGCTTTTGTCTGCCGAGCACGAGTTTCGTACCCTGCTCATGGGTGGATTTCTGGGCATGGTTGCTGCGGACGGGCGCCTGAGTTCGACGTTCTATTTCCCCACGGACAAGGACAACGAGTATCAGCCCGTTACCGGAACCATCACGCCCAAGAATGTTCACTTCAAGCGAGTTCGGCAGACCCGGGTCATTCCAAAGACAGAAAAGCAGTACGTTCTGCGCTACATCGGCAAAGACGGCATGAAGCTTGTCTTTGAGCGAAGAGACCTCTCTGGTGGCAGCCGACCTCACGTCATCAAACGGGAAAAAATCCGGGTTCCTCTCGGCGAAACAAAAGCAACTGTTTCAGGTCATGTCTTTAAAATCCACACAGCAACACCAACCTTGCTGGACATAACACTTCTCAAGTAATTCAAAGCCCTCCGCACGGAGGGCTTTTTTTTGCACTATTTTTTCTCTCACCCCAAAAGCTTCGCTTTACGCAAGACTCTTTTTTGGTATATAATCCCCAATAGATAGAAGTATTTCATACAAAAGGGGATTCTATGGACTTTGCCGCCCTCAACCCAATCACGCAGGCCTTTCTTGCCTGCCTCTTTACATGGGGAATGACAGCCCTCGGCGCCGCCCTTGTCTTCCTCACTAAAGACTTTTCCAAGAAAATGCTCGACGTTATGCTCGGCTTTGCCGCTGGCGTCATGATCGCGGCGAGTTACTGGTCACTCCTCGCTCCAGCTATCGACATGTCAGAGCATCTCGGCCACTGGTCCTTTGTCCCCGCCGCTATCGGCTTTATGCTCGGCGCCGTTTTTCTCCGCGTCATCGACATGTATCTCCCCCACCTTCACCTCAATGCCCCCATGAGTGAAGCCGAAGGCGTTCACACCAACTGGCAGCGCAGCACCCTCCTCGTTATCGCCATCACGCTTCACAATATCCCAGAAGGTCTTGCTGTTGGTGTTGCCTTTGGCGCCGCCGCCTCTGGCCTCGAATCCGCCTCCCTTGCCGGTGCTATCGCCCTTGCTATCGGCATCGGTATTCAAAATTTCCCCGAAGGTACCGCCGTCTCTGTCCCGCTTCGCCGCGATGGCATGAGTCGCGCAAAAGCCTTCTGGTATGGGCAGCTCTCAGGAATGGTCGAGCCGGTTTCCGCCGTTATAGGTGCCGCCGCCGTCTACTTTGCCCGGCCTATTCTCCCCTACGCCCTCGCCTTTGCCGCCGGGGCTATGATTTTCGTCAGCGTCGAAGAAGTCATCCCCGAATCTCAGTCCTCAGGGAATGGCGACCTCGCCACCATGGGACTCATGCTCGGCTTTACCGTCATGATGACCCTTGATGTGGCGCTCGGTTAACACAAAAAGCTCCAGGCAGAACGCCCCCTCTGTCTGACGCCTGCCGCTGCTCCTATGCCGCCGCTCACAAGCTAAAAAGCTCTCGCCCAGGCGGTTTCCAGCGGTTTTCCTCGCGGAGTCTTTCCGCCACCAGCCCGCAGTCCCCGTCGGCTGCGGGCTTTTGTGTTCTTAACACAAAAAAAAGAGGAAGCTCTTCGCTTCCCCCTCTTCTCTCCCTCTTCAGGAGTGATCTACTCGTGCTTTTTCTTCCCGTACTCAACGCACGCTTCAAGTATCTTATGACCTACTCGACGACCTAAATCCGCCTGACGGGATCGCAGCAGCGCTTTCGCCGCCTCTCGGTTCCCCTCATTTTTCAGCATCGTCGCCGACTCCAGGTCTCGAAGGTATTTCTCGCATTCACCAACAATCCCAGAAAGATCAAGGTACTCTAATGTCTCGGGTACTCGTACTGATCGTACTTTTCGTGCCATTTCAATCCTCCTGCACTGCCTTTACGAATGACTCTCCCTTTGTCAAGAAAAGGCTCGCTCCTGGCACACGTGGGTGGGGGTACGAGACTCCGTCTCGTGCTCTGCAAGGGGCGCTGCCCCTTGACCCCGCCCAAGGACGAGGCCCTTGGGAATCCCGCTTTCGCCCGAAATAAAAGGGGACCGAAATGTGATGAGAGCTACGCTCTCCTCTCCATTTCGGTCCCCTTTTTTTCGGCCTAGTGGCGTTTCCCGAATGCGTGTTCTTCTGCCTTTTCCAGACCGCACTTATTTTCTTTCTGAACGCAAGCGTTCAAAAAGAAAATGGTGGCAACTCGCAGAAGAGAAAGAAGCTCTCGACGCTAGCCCCAACAAGTTTGAATTTCATTCACGCGAAGCGTGGAGGGAATTCAAACTCGATGAGGATACGTAAGGGAATCATTCCCTTACGCGGGGGTTTGGGGGCTGGCCCCCACTTTCCCCTCCCCCCATCCAGCCCTTGCGGGCTGGGGCTGGCCCCCAACTTTTCCCCACCGGCCCATCTAGCCCTTCCGGGCTGTCCCCCCCAAAAAATACTTTTCTCCCTCTTGACTACATGCACATATCGCCATATAGCTATTTAGCAATATGGAGGACACAAGATGAAGACATTCCTGACAGTGATGAAGGCTCTTTCTGACTCGAACCGGGTAAAGATAGTGAAAATACTGCTGGAGCGCCATGAACTGTGCGTGTGCGAGCTTCGGGCAGCGCTGGGACTGGCTCAGCCGACGGTTTCGAAACACCTCAAGGTGCTGGAGCAGGCAGGACTGCTGATGAGCAGAAAAAAGGGTCCTTGGATGAATTACGATATTAACGCCGAGGCCACGGGATACGCGAAAGAGATGCTTGAACAGCTCTCGAACTGGCTCAATGACGATGAAGAGGTCATTGAGATACTGAAAAGCATCCAAACCGTGGATCGACACGAAATTTGCGGCAAATAAGAGAGTTGCTTGCAAGAGTGATGGAGGTTCG encodes the following:
- a CDS encoding UUP1 family membrane protein gives rise to the protein MRNLQHKFLILLLACAGLSLFFYKVYYLDFPLLPNQDTNVWNVEAHITFEGTGLPAKLRLQTLDRVPGYIVTDEHYIGGNYGLHTVTEEGNDSAIWSRRDSSGKQDIFYSAVVRPIQDGKWEYPTATPRLKDPQFKKAEQAAADALLSKAGLESADLETFVPLLMKALLHPGTDPNAAYLLRNTTSRLDAVNMAVRVLQLAGIPAQSVHGINLKNESGAEIRHWLEIHDGDTWRMFDVANDKFSTPRHFIPWWRGDSPLLTTSGVQQANVRLSVVKDGISALGDVGERLKATGNPLVEYSLLGLPVQAQAMYHTMLLIPIGALLVVFLRNVIGFTTFGTFMPVLIALSFRETELVWGLILFTIVIMLGLIVRLYLEHLKLLLVPRLATVLIVVVLLMSAVSIISFKMGIPRGISVSLFPMVIMSMTIERISVMWDEIGAFPALKMASGSMGIACLAYIVMSNELVGHLVFVFPELFLVLLALTLLLGRYTGYRLMDLVRFRSFLKGA
- a CDS encoding alpha-L-glutamate ligase-like protein translates to MLLNPFAKLKRAGVVGMNSRNAEFVLPNNDRRKYPLVDDKLKTKELAQGVGLKVPELYGVIRAPHEVKKLPKILEGHDSFVIKPACGSGGNGILVVARKIGPNYHKPDDSIILMDEISFHVSNILSGMHSLGGNPDKAVIEYCVQFDPIFKDIAYQGVPDIRIIVYKGIPAMAMLRLPTRESDGKANLHQGAMGCGIDIPTGLTTNAVWKNSSITLHPDTQKPISGVQIPGWHDLLRQASLGYSVTGLGYLGVDFVLDKYQGPLMLELNARPGLAIQVANLRGLHPRLERIDAVHESLKTEEERVEFAMETFHS
- a CDS encoding ZIP family metal transporter, which encodes MDFAALNPITQAFLACLFTWGMTALGAALVFLTKDFSKKMLDVMLGFAAGVMIAASYWSLLAPAIDMSEHLGHWSFVPAAIGFMLGAVFLRVIDMYLPHLHLNAPMSEAEGVHTNWQRSTLLVIAITLHNIPEGLAVGVAFGAAASGLESASLAGAIALAIGIGIQNFPEGTAVSVPLRRDGMSRAKAFWYGQLSGMVEPVSAVIGAAAVYFARPILPYALAFAAGAMIFVSVEEVIPESQSSGNGDLATMGLMLGFTVMMTLDVALG
- a CDS encoding ArsR/SmtB family transcription factor; its protein translation is MKTFLTVMKALSDSNRVKIVKILLERHELCVCELRAALGLAQPTVSKHLKVLEQAGLLMSRKKGPWMNYDINAEATGYAKEMLEQLSNWLNDDEEVIEILKSIQTVDRHEICGK